In the Ctenopharyngodon idella isolate HZGC_01 chromosome 21, HZGC01, whole genome shotgun sequence genome, tcactactagagcaagctcctgattggttaacacGGCGCAaattttcgccaaagttcagacaAACGCCCAAAACGCTCTATTCGCGCCACATCATTCGTGCCCCCTCATTCGCGCGAAtcgcgccgcaggatgtctattcacgtctttgcattgacttaacatgtaaatcactcgcacttaacgcttcattcgcgtctggtgtgaacgcaccatcaGACGCCTGAACGCGCAATTCGCGCCGCACCATTCGTGCGTCAACGGCCGATTCGCGCCGCACTAGACGCTTGATTCGCGCCGCAGCACGTCTAGACATACGTTtacattgacttaacatgtaaatcagacGCCCCAGACGCGTtcggtgtgaacgcagcattagaaaaaacaagaaacacGTGATCCttgtcatgcggtgaatccggccaatcgtgacacagctgtgtcgtcatcagagctTGTGCAGCCGTTCTTGAGAAGCTGCACTGGCTGATTCAGCCGACTGCTCTCGAATCGCTCTCATGGTTCTTTGAAGCCAtatgtcacagtcacatggTGTCAGTGTtgtctcaagtcggacaaaatatccttgttcgagatgcatcggcgatGCGTAGACtgatgacatcaaagtaccacgagagcgattcaaaaacaTAAGAGGCGAGTCCCAATTCaagtacttatgcactattctatgacgtttttaagtataaatagtgcaagtaatgcattcacagaaaattccaaaaagaaaaagtgcactttaaataccaggatgatgcactaaattatcGGAAAAAAGGAAGtatggaatgttggacacttcatgcactcaactgtcgcagctttaattacgttgTGGAGGGGGATCAGACGCTTatgtttaatgacaaaataaccttataaaattcatacactacatggatgagtacatagtgcataagtatatagtgtataagtgcaaaGTGTATATTGTGTCATTTGGGGGACGCAGTCGTCTGGGGGACGCAAGGAGTCGTCTGCTCTccaatcgctctcgcggtactttgatgtcgtacgctgatcggtctgcgcagtgccaatgcatctcgaacaagcctaatttCTACCTGGCATGCACTGCTTTAAGTCAGCCACCAATCAGTCTGCGCAGCACTGCATGAATTCGAACAAgcacagttctgctgtggctttatAGGTAATATTATCATTGGCTAAATATAGCAAAGACAGACAATACtgtctaaaatataatacaatattaacttcttattagGAATGTAACAGTATACCACgatacaaaaatgcaatatatatcgtggatagtgacaaatatgtattgtgtatagttcacccaaaatgaaaattactgtctgatgaaaaaaaataaaagtttacagagttttagtaacattactacattaaactactatatataatgttgaatataatgtataataatgcaatagggtaatatttgtgggtcctgatgaTGCCAAATATCTGTTACCAGaaaaaagtggcctacattattttaaatatatctagtcagtgacagtGCAAGCATATTCGTCTAAAATAATTCTGcattttcagcttcagaatcatgaatattttttattttgctgtcaCCACTGTCCTGGGTTACCAGCATCAAGTCCAAGCCTATATATTTCTACCCCCattgtaataccaaatttagtaTTTGAATCAACAGTCcattttttgttaaccttttaccatatgtcttggagTTTCGCAATAATATCGTATCATGAGTTcagtattgtgatatattgcatCGTAACATGCACCCctacttcttatttattgaactggtGTATAAattcaatatcacatttgcacttgtgCTATTCAGGACAAAACAGCACTTGTGTGATACTTGTTGATATTGCTTActgttaaaaactttttttatgttaaatttgCTCATGACTTAAGCAACTCAAAAAGTAcaagttttgtttcttttattcttttaacaaatGAATGGCATTAGTAATAGTGCATCACCTCTTAACAGCCAAAGTGATGGATCTGAACATAAACTTTTCCTTATTTAGGAAACTACGGGCAATGCTTTTTCTTATGATAATGTAGACTAGATGATTGGATGAATCTCTTCCCACATGAAGAGCACTGgtgcggcttctctccagtatgaattctctcATGACCTTTCAAGTAATCTGACCGAGCAAAACTCTTTTCACAGTGTGAGCACttgtacggtttctctccagtatgaactctctCATGATCTTTTAAGGAATCTAACCGAGCAAAACCTTTTCCACAGTGTGTGCACTTGTACGGtctctctccagtatgaattctctcATGATCTTTCAAGGAATCTGATCGAGCAAAACTCTTTTCACAGTGTGAGCACttgtacggtttctctccagtatgaactctctGGTGTGTTTTTAAGGCACTGGATGTAGcaaagctcttcccacagtcaGAGCACACATAAAGTCTCACACCAGTATGAATATTCTCATGATCTTTTAAATACTTCAGCAgcgaaaaactctttccacagaaaGTACAAAAGTGAGGCTTCACACCAGTATGAACTTTAAGGTGTACTCTTAAGTTTgatgaaaaaacaaatgttttatcacACTGATCACAGCTGAATGATCTCACTCCAGCGTGAGTGCGCAGATGATCTTTGAGAGAGCTTTTGTGAgcgaaactctttccacactgagtgcaggtgaacggtttttctccagtgtgaattctcatgtgtttGTTGAGTTTTGATTTATCTGTGAAACTCCTTCCACACTCAGAGCAGGTGAAAGATCCTTTGACTCCAGTTTTCCCAGCACTTTTCTGTGTAAAATTCTTTTCAGTCTGTGAAATGTTTCCATCTTCATTTGTGAAATGAGGTCTTTGAAACTCATGCTTCAAAACTTTCACATCCATAGGATCTAAAATTAAATTCCCATAATTCAATTAAAGGAGGACATattagaaacaaaattaaatatgatacaATTTTAGTAGgcggtaccaataccagtaaatgaaatacattaaaacattagcATGTAGtcttcaaataataaaaaagagaaTGAAGGAAAACACCAACCTATTTGTTTCTCTGTATCTTCATCTTTTATTCTGCAGGGTTCTTCCTTAAACTCCATCTTTACATGTCAGTAGTTTCTTCTGGAGTAATTCCTCCTGCTTGCTGCTTCACCTGTGGGAAGATaggaatatattttattattattatattattattaatataatattattcagATGCAAATGTTTTACTCTTATATTAGGGTACAATGGGGGAAGATGCCCCCTTAAGAACAATGtgaatttacttttaaattataaaatatttagatataaGAAGCCACCCTAGATAAAATTTTACAGAATTTATAAATTGCTTTTTCTGATATAATTCTAAATAAATTCAGCGTTTTTTCGGTTATGTATATTTTGTCACCTAGTTGACTAAATGCCTCCTAAAATGATCGTCCGCAAGATTTAAAAACCTGTACATTTTCAGAGACAGGAGAACATTCTGACACATTCAAGAGACATTCTGAAGATTACGGTGTAATGAATTTTCTAAATTCAATGGAACATGAAGTTTTAATCCAACATTAAAGCTTCAAGCAGTGTTGAAAGGACCCTCGCACCCGGGGCCACCACCACCTGgaggccttaggaaaacagtggacagtgggcgacatgcatttAAGCGGGTAAATATaagagaaatatggcaaagtcattttgatggccacacttcctgctaccagcaggtggcgctttgactaaaactgaatattgccatgtagatgtcttcaggctgggcatattatcaaacatgtaaagtttggacactgtatgcctgagttacaacaacttcctgtttcatggcgttaatcgcatactttAGCACGTAGCCaggtgttgcatgatttaacgtgtttctaacatgtttggtatttcatggcatatttaaatgtgtttctgagagtgaattacagtgtaaagcatgccatttcctgtagccagcaggtggcgctatgactaactgaatattagcatatagatgtcttcaggtcaggactcttatcaaacatgtgaagtctGTGGCATgtcggacactgtatgcctgagtttcatggcaaaacaccaaattttgtcaggccgccacggacacgccgttcaacgaaaactcaagatcttcacaatttaacatcacaaagGCGTGATTAGACAGACCAAATATGATgatgttctggttaaatctcagtgaggagttaatcacagtgtaaaacatggcatttcctgttgcccgcaggtggcgctatgactaaatTGACAACTTTATGGCAAAACattgaactttgtcaggccgccacggacacgcccttcagcgaaaactcaagatcaaCTTAACGTCACAAAGGCCTAAATGTTgatgattaaagctctaggagaaattcgttaaagtacaacgtcaggaaatggcaaaaactgcacaaatttggcaaagaaaattcaaattatctcacttcctgttgcttTTCAGATTTTGTACGAGGAGaattttttgtaggtattgggctgttacacgtgtctaccgaatttcatagctgtacgtgaaacgtagcgcgagGGGCActtcattgaaattttgtaggtggcgctatggagccattttgccacgcctaattctgaaaccAGCCGATCTGAGAAAGAAGCGGCTGTTAAACGTTCGCGATTATTTCACCACAGGATGGATGTCAGTGCTCGTCTAAACTAGTAACAGTGACTTGATGAATATgaacctttatttatttgtattaattattttaatcactGCTTTGTCATTTTTCACAGTCAGTCATTTTACATGTTTATGCCCAAAATTCTTAATTAATATTCAAAGTGGTTGACTGTCATTCTCTTCTACGCTGTGTGCATTACTTTTTAAGattaattcaatatttaacatctttaaatttatataagGCACGTACCgcgcattcattcattcttccaTACGAGCAATATTTTTATCAGtcaaattaatttcaaataattttcaaATCAACAGTATGAAACTATGATCAGTAAGACAGAAACATTGTTAATCAGAAAACGAGCACTGGACTCGTGAGCATTCGCAATCTACAAGTACACATACTTAAAAACACCAGCACAATATTGCCTTTGTCACACATAACCCCCGACACTACCATATTACTCACCCTATCCTTATCAGCGCGGCATTTTCACCGTATTTGTGTTTGGTGCGTCACTTAAATTTTCCGTGCATCTCTCTCTTAAACATCCGCATGGTTCCTCCCACACCATCAGAGCTCTACGGCAGGGGTGTAAAATACTTGTGTAATTTTACTTGATTACATTTCTAAAGAAAAAACGATACTTTTTACTCCCTACAATTTTATTACAACTTGAAAAAtattcattacattttgcattttgttttcttccatcTTATGAACATTAATTAGTTAAACAGAAGCTCTAATGTGTGAGAACAAGACGTTTCAGCTTCAGTTATAACATGGTAGATTTCTGCCTTCTTTTTGaagccagtttttttttattacatatttttatctGATTTTATATAGTTGTTAGCtggttatatattatattggcTGAATGCACAAGACTGAGTGAAAATAAAATCAGTGATGAGAATTTAAATACAATTCATATTTGGTGGCCATGATTGCTTTGATTTGATTAAACtcaaaaggtttttaaatgaacattgtGTAATTTAACTGTAAATAATTGTTTAGTGATGTTGGATAAATGGTATTATATAATGAGTAacaattagggctgtcaatgaattattttttaatctaaataatCACATGATTTGCTCAttaattaatgcaattaatcataattaattacatacCAATATTTGCTGAAACACCTAAAAAGCCCCAAATAAACAAAGATTAGTTATTGTTGCAGACAAGGGTGGtgaatagaaaaacaaaaagtgcCTTCAAAAGTCagttttgcatgttttatttctgtcactCATCATTAACTCAGCACACAACAATACAGCTGTCGTATTCTGTCAGGAATATATTTCTGCATCACATCTTGATCTTTAAAGGTTaactccacccaaaaatgaaaattctctcattgtTTACTACTACTCACGCCATCCcatacattcatatatatatatatatatatatatatacagtgcacagcataaatgagtacaccccctctgaagaagtacaaaagatgtattttctttatgatcagtaatacaattcatggaaagatggcaaaactaaaatgtattaaacatatactgtacataaaaactgagaaatatatgtcattaatagccataaaataagtaaattagccaattttgtttaaattaaggattgcagaaatgagtacaccctagatttaattcaacaaatgtataatattctagcacttagtatgccctccataattttgaatatactgctctgacccttcttggcacggagtgtacaagttcatgacaaattgtcacatctgtcctgtttaactcctggatgatgagctccttaaatgccgtgatctttaatggggagtgttgctcaactcgtctctacagaatcccccacaggtgtTCAAGAGTGTTAtgattgagtgcaatacatgtccacagaaggtttttcaccttgggagaatgcatatccttattgtcatgttgaaaaaatgcccaacaatgcagggaatgaggaaagggtaacatcttctgtttcaagtttgtgtattaaattacacaatggtgtgggaattcatgacagcattgataaagcacaactccctcacaccttcagcactcatacacccctatataagagctttactaccactgaactttactgtgggaaccaggcacttctcactgtactcctcctctagcaacaccataacaatttggatgctgttagatccaaaatgattgatttggtctcatgagactagagtattgattcccagaatctatattttgtaaatatgggctttggaaatgacTGACTTTATTGttctttggctacagtaggtagttccagtgagaacaacaaccattca is a window encoding:
- the LOC127503443 gene encoding gastrula zinc finger protein XlCGF7.1-like yields the protein MEFKEEPCRIKDEDTEKQIDPMDVKVLKHEFQRPHFTNEDGNISQTEKNFTQKSAGKTGVKGSFTCSECGRSFTDKSKLNKHMRIHTGEKPFTCTQCGKSFAHKSSLKDHLRTHAGVRSFSCDQCDKTFVFSSNLRVHLKVHTGVKPHFCTFCGKSFSLLKYLKDHENIHTGVRLYVCSDCGKSFATSSALKTHQRVHTGEKPYKCSHCEKSFARSDSLKDHERIHTGERPYKCTHCGKGFARLDSLKDHERVHTGEKPYKCSHCEKSFARSDYLKGHERIHTGEKPHQCSSCGKRFIQSSSLHYHKKKHCP